TGAAGTAAGTCTTATAAAGGACGTTACACCAATTCCACACAATGGCTGCAGACCACCTAAGCGCAGAAGAGTATAATTGATAATTATTATGGAGGTGTTAACTTAGATGGCAAGATATACTGATGCATCTTGCAGACTCTGCAGAAGAGAAGGCGAAAAGCTTTTTCTAAAGGGCGAGAGATGCTATACTGATAAATGTTCTGTAGCAAGAAGACCTTATGCACCTGGACAACATGGACAGGCAAAGAAGAAGATGTCCGAATACGGCATACAGCTTCGTGAAAAGGCTAAGGTTAGAAGATTTTATGGCGTTTTGGAAGGCCAATTCAGTGAATACTTTGAAATGGCATCAAGACGTAAGGGTATAACAGGTGAAAACCTGCTTCAAATCCTTGAAACAAGACTTGACAACGTAGTATACAGACTTGGACTTGGTACTTCAAGACCTGAATCAAGACAGTTAGTTACACATGGTCATTTCACAATAAATGGTAAGCGTGTTAACATACCTTCATACCTTATAAAGGTTGGAGATGTTATAGCAGTAGCTGACAAGAGCAAGAGTTCACCAAAAGTTAAATCAATTAGAGAAATTGCCGGTGGAAAAGTAGTTCCAAAGTGGTTGGAATTTAATGAAGAAAACCTGGTAGGAAAAGTTGTTGCTCTTCCTGCAAGAGAAGACATTGATTTACCAATCAAGGAACACTTAATCGTAGAGTTGTACTCCAAGTAATATATATTAGATGGAATTATAACTTGGAAGCAACTGAAAGAATTATTTATAATTCTCTATGAAAAGTACGTTTAGAATCAGTTGCCCTCAAAAAATAAAAAGTTGTTAAGGGAGGGTTCTTGGTGATAGAAATAGAAAAGCCTAGAATTGAATGTGTATCAAATAGCGATGATAACACTTATGGCAAGTTTATAGTTGAGCCTTTGGAAAGAGGCTATGGTATTACCCTCGGTAATTCTTTAAGAAGAATATTACTTTCTTCATTACCCGGTGCTGCTGTCAATTCAATAAAGATTGATGGAGTATTGCATGAATTCTCCACAGTTCCAGGGGTAGTAGAAGATGTAACTGAGATAATACTCAACATCAAATCTCTTTCATTATTAATTCATGGCGAAGGATCAAAGGTTATTTATATCGATGCAAATGGAGAAGGGCCAATAACAGCTGGTGACATTATCACTGATCAGGATGTAGAAATACTTAATCCTGACCTTCATATTGCAACATTGAATGGCGATCATAGATTCTACATGGAGATGGTAATCAGCAAAGGCAGAGGATATGTTTCTGCTGATAAGAATAAACAGGCTGGTCAACCTATAGGTGTGATTCCTGTTGATTCAATATATACACCCGTCAAGAAAGTAAATTACACTGTTGAAAATACACGTGTTGGTCAGATTACTGATTATGATAAGCTGACGCTGGAAGTATGGACTGACGGAAGTATTAATCCTGATGAAGCTATTAGTCTCGGAGCTAAAATACTTAGTGAGCATTTAAATCTGTTTGTAGATTTGTCTGATCAGGCTAAACATACTGAGATTATGGTTGAAAAGGAAGAAACCAAAAAAGAGAAAGTTCTTGAAATGACTATTGAAGAGCTTGATTTATCAGTTAGATCATATAACTGTTTAAAGAGAGCAGGAATCAATACTGTAGAGGATCTTACCAACAGAACCGAAGAGGATATGATGAAGGTAAGAAACCTTGGAAGAAAATCTCTTGAAGAGGTTCTCCAGAAACTTCAGGCACTTGGATTGTTCTTAGCACCAAGTGAAGAATAATTGTTATAAAAATTAGACGCTAATTATATAGTAGTGTAAAATACGAGGCAAGGAGGGATAGGTAATGCCAGGTCAAAGAAAGTTGGGGCGTGCAACAGACCAGAGAAAGGCAATTTTAAAGAATCTTACAACAGCTTTATTTGTAAGTGGTAGAATTGAAACTACCGAGGCAAGAGCCAAGGAAGTTAAAAGTATAGCAGAAAAACTTATCACTTTAGCAATCAAGGAAGCAGATAACTTTACTTCAAAGCAGATTAAGGTTAGTGCTGCAAAAGTTGATAGCAAAGGAAAGAAGCTTACCGATACTAAAACATCAAAGAATGGTAAGAAGTATTTTGTAGTAGACAGAGAGCAAAAGACAGATATGGTATCTGTTGATAGTGCTTCAAGACTACATGCTAGAAGACTTATAATGAACTGGGTATATAGACCAACAACTGCTGATGGAGAGAATATCAACATCACAGATAAGCTTTTTGATGAAATAGCTCCTAAATACAAGGACAAAAAAGGCGGTTACACCAGAATCTATAAGCTCGGACCTAGAAGAGGCGATGCTGCAGAGATGGTAATACTTGAATTGGTTTAATATACTTAAATATCTGTATCAACATATATCTAAGTGATTATTATGTGGGGATTAAACAGTAAAAATGTTTAATCCCTATATTTATATACTTTGATAGAAATAAAATAACTGTATAAAATATAGAGGGTTGCTATTTGGGAGGCTTTTCAATGAGTAATAATATGTTCGAAATTGAAAACGTCAGTTTTTCATATAAATCATATGGAGAAGTAAATATTGATATTCCTGCATTGGAACATGTAAGTACTACAATAGAAAAGGGTGATTTTGTAGTAATTTTAGGAAGAAACGGATCGGGAAAGTCAACATTTGCAAGGCTTCTTAACGCTCTTTTGATGCCTGTTGAAGGCAGGGTTATTGTTTTAGGTAAAAATACCGCTGATGAAAACAATTTATGGGATATTAGAAGCACTGCAGGAATGGTGTTTCAAAATCCGGATAACCAAATAATAGCTACAACTGTTGAAGAGGATGTAGCATTCGGACCGGAAAATCTGGGTATAGAACCTTCGGAAATAAGAAAAAGGGTTGATGACTCACTACAGACAGTGGGGATTGGAGATTATAAGAAAAGTGCACCTCATATGCTGTCGGGAGGGCAGAAGCAGAGAGTTGCTATTGCGGGTATCCTTGCTATGAAGCCGGAATGTATTATTCTTGATGAAGCTACCTCAATGCTTGATCCTATAGGGCGAAAAGAAGTTATAAATGTTCTAAAAAAACTTAATAAAGAAGAGGGTATTACTATAATACACATAACCCACCATATGGACGAAGCAGCAATTGCAAACAGACTTATAATTATAGATAATGGAAGTATTGTTCTGGACGGGACTCCTAAAGAAGTGTTTAGTAATGTTGATACAGTAAAAAACCTGGGACTAGATGTTCCGCAGGTTACTGAACTAACTTATCGTCTTAAAGAGTATGGTATTAATGTTGATAAACTACCGTTGACAGTAGAAGAAGCTTTTGAAATTTTAAAGGAAATATAACTTATTTCTTAATTGATTTATATACTCTTACCCCGCCGCTTTTGTCTACATCAGAGACATTACCAAAAGTTGTTTCCATAACCTTTTTTAATGTGGAACCACCCTTATTATGAAATGCTACAAGCCATAATGCACCATTTTTTGAAAGGTGTTCGTAGGATTCGGTTATCAATCTGGTGTTCAATTCTTTACCGGCGGCTATTGGAGGATTTGATATTATATCATCAAAGGTTCTTTCTTCAAGAGAACTAAAAAGATTACTGTTTAATGCTTCAATGGAAAGGTTGTTATTTGCGGCATTTTTTTTGGTATATTCCAACGCTCTATTATTAACGTCTATCATTGTAATGTTTTGCTGAGGAAATATGCTCTTAATAAAAAGTCCTATAGCTCCGTATCCGCAACCGATATCAAGTACTGACAAGCCACTAGGAGTAAAATTTTTAATTAGATTTTCTGAGGCTCGGTCTATTTTAGTTTCAAAGGAAAAAACACCGCTTACGGAGGTAAAAGTAAGGGAAGAACCGCATAGACTCTCTGTAAAGGTTTTTTCTTTTATTTCAGATTCAGGGTTTTCAGTAAAATAGTGTTGACTCATTTAGTTTAACAACCTCCGTAACTTATAATAATAAATATTATAATATATAATTGTAGATATTTCATTCATCAAGATGAATATTAAATATATAGTTTTAGTGGTGAAGCGGTAAAATGCTTAACCCTTCACTAATATAACTCATTTATGGTATTATAGTTTGTAATGTTATAAGATAATTTAACCACAGGAGTAGGACATGCCAATAAAAGTTGAAGATTTATATTATACTTACATGGGAGGCGGACCTTTCGAAAAAAATGCCATCCATGACGTAAATATTGAAATAGATGATGGATCGTTTATAGGAATTATTGGTCACACAGGTTCCGGAAAATCTACATTAATACAGCATTTGAACGGTATTTTAAAGCCCACAAAAGGCCGTGTTGTAATTAACGGGATTGACACCAAGCAAAAGAACCTGAAAGAATTAAGACGCCAAGTGGGAATTGTATTTCAGTACCCGGAACATCAGCTTTTTGAAGAGACCGTAAAAAAGGATATATCCTTTGGATTATTGAAACAAGGGCTTTTGCAGAGCGATATTGATGAAAGAGTAATGGCGGCGATACAATCGGTGGGACTTGATGAGGCTGTTCTTGAGAAATCGCCTTTTGAACTTTCCGGAGGCCAGAAAAGAAGGGTCGCAATTGCAGGGGTTGTAGCAATGACTCCTCAGATTCTGGTATTGGATGAGCCTACGGCAGGGCTCGACCCCAAGGGAAGAGATGAAATATTCGGCTATATAACTAAATTGCATAAAGATTCGAACATGACCATTATTCTTGTTTCACACAGTATGGAGGATATTGCAAGACTAACGGAGAGGGTAATTGTCATGAATGAAGGTACCGTATTCATGGACAAACCTTCAAAAGAGATATACTCACAGCCTGAAGAATTAGAGAAAATAGGCCTTTCAGCTCCTCAGGTAACATACCTGATGAAAAAGCTTAAAGCCGTTTATCCCGGAATAAATGAGAATATATTTACAGTAGAAGATGCAGCTAAAGAGTTGGCAAAGTATTTGAACCATTAGAAGGCTAGTGGAAGGAGACGGGCAATTGATAAGAGATATAACCATAGGGCAGTATGTGCCGGGAGATTCGCTTCTGCATAAGGCTGACCCTCGAACAAAAATAATTCTGACATTTATAATGATGATATTCATTTTTTTAATAAGTACCTACTGGGGATATTTGTTGCTGACATTGTTTACTGCTATTACGGTAATATCCTCAAACATACCTGTTAAATTTGTACTTAAAGGTCTGAAACCGGTATTATTTATTGTTATTTTTGCGGGGATTATAAACATATTCACGATAAAAGGAACTGAAATTTGGAGTTGGGGTTTCCTCAGCATAACATATGAGGGTATTAATGTAGCTATTAAGATGGCTATAAGGCTTTTCCTTCTTATAATTACTGCAAGTCTGTTAACCTATACAACCACGCCGATTGCCCTTACGGATGCAATTGAAAAGCTTCTGGGCCCCCTTAAACGTATAAAAGTGCCTGTTCACGAAATCGCAATGATGATGACTATAGCTTTAAGGTTTATTCCTACGCTGCTGGATGAGACAGATAAGATTATAAAAGCACAGTCATCCAGAGGAGCTGATTTTGATTCGGGAAATATGATTGAGCGTGCAAAAAGTTTTATACCTGTACTGATTCCGTTATTTATTAGTGCATTCAGAAGAGCTGATGAATTGGCTACGGCAATGGAGGCCAGATGCTATCGTGGCAGTGAGGGTAGAACAAGAATGAAGCAGCTTCGTTTTTCAGGAAGTGATGCGGTTGTAACAGTTATAACTGTAGCATTTATGACGTGGGTATTACTAATGGAATATGTGCTATTTTAGAAAAGGAATAAACAGATAAATTTATGAGGAAAATTAAGATTACTATTGAATATGACGGTACAGATTATCATGGTTGGCAGGTTCAGAAAAATGCTAAAACAGTACAGGAAGTAATTCAAAAAGCGATTTCTAAGCTATTGGGTGAAGAGGTTGGGGTTACAGGCTGCAGTCGGACGGATGTAGGAGTACATGCATACGGGCAAGTTGCACATTTTCTGACAGAGTCCCAAATACCAGGAGATAAGTTCTCTTATGCTATAAATAATTTGTTGCCTGATGATATAGTTATAAAGCACTCAGAAGAGGTTACGGGAGAATTTCACGCAAGATACTCTACAAAGGGTAAAAAGTACAGGTACCTGATATACAATGCTCCACACCCATCAGCTATTATGAGAAACAGATCTTGCCATGTAAGGCCTAAACTTAACATTGCGCAAATGCAAAAAGCAACCGAGTATTTTATAGGGGAACATGATTTTGCAGCATTTCAGGCCACAGGAGGACAGGTTAGAAGTACTGTAAGAGAGATTTATAGTATGGAAGTTTCTGAGAAAGAAGATAATATGATTTACATAGAGGTTACCGGAAACGGATTTCTGTATAATATGGTAAGAATAATAGCAGGAACTCTAATATACGTGGGGATGGGAAAGCTGCATGAGTCTGAAATCCCCTCTCTTATTGCAGGGCTTGACAGGACAAAGGCAGGTAAGACCGCACCTGCACAGGGGTTGTATTTAATGGAGATCTACTATTAGAAGCTAAAATGAAAAAAGTGAAATGACGAACGATTATATGAGAGATATGGAGATATATTAAGAAAAATAGAGAGATAATGAGAGATAAATTAAATTTATCGCATTTTCTACTTGACAGACAAATTTCTGTATATTAAAATGTTGTAGTGTCCTAAACGGTTACTTTTGGTGAATAATCTGAAACTAACTGCTAACATAAATAGGTTATAGATTTTTAAGGAGGTTGTATTAAGAAATGAAAACTTTCATGGCAAAGCCACAAGAAGTTGAAAGAAAATGGTACATTATTGATGCAGAAGGTAAGCCGCTTGGAAGATTGGCAAGTGAAATTGCCAGCATTTTAAGAGGAAAAAATAAGCCAATTTTCACTCCACATGTTGATACTGGCGATCATGTAATAGTACTCAATGCTGAAAAGGTACTTTTAACAGGTAAGAAACTGGATCAGAAGCTTTACAGATACCATACTCTTCATCCAGGCGGATTAAAGGAAATCAAGTACAAGCACTTGATGGAAAAACACCCAGAGAAGGCTATTGAATTAGCTGTAAAGGGAATGCTTCCAAAGAACAGTCTTGGAAGACAGATGTACAGAAAACTCAAGGTGTACAGAGGATCTGAACACAACCATCAAGCACAAAAACCAGAAGTACTTGATTTGAACATTTAATGGAGGGAGGAAAAAATAATGGCTAAGGTATATTACTACGGTACAGGACGTAGAAAAAAATCAGTTGCAAGAGTAAGACTTGTTCCTGGAGAAGGAAAAATTCTTATAAACGATAGATCATTGGATGATTACTTTGGATTGGAAACTTTGAAGGTTATAGTTAAACAACCATTAACCCTCACTGACACTGTCGCAAAGTTTGATGTTATATGCAAAGTTATCGGTGGAGGATTTACAGGTCAAGCCGGTGCTATCAGACACGGTATCTCAAGAGCTCTTTTAAAGGCTGACGAAGAATTAAGACCAGCATTGAAGAAAGCTGGATTCTTAACAAGAGACCCAAGAATGAAGGAAAGAAAGAAATACGGTCTCAAAAAAGCAAGAAGAGCACCACAGTTCAGCAAGAGATAATATTTACAACATACAAAAGCCCTCAAACGGTTATCGTTTGGGGGCTTTACTATTGACATGCAGCTTATATCCCTCCACTAAATGTCAGGACCAAAAGTACCGCATTTGCTGCCAGTATTACAGAAGTAATAATCCAGCCCACCACATTTGTAGCGGGTTTGTTTACGAGGGAACCCATAAGATCCTTCCTCCTTGTAATCAACAACATAGGGATGATTGCAACAGGGAGAATAAAGCTGAGAACTACCTGACTTAGCACAAGAGCCTGCATTGGATTAATTCCCAAGATAATTATGAGCATGGCAGGAAGCATTGTCACAATCCTCGTAACGTTGTCGTTTATCTTTAGGCCTACAAAACCCTGCATAATAGTAGTACCAGCCATGGTGCCCACGACAGAGGATGAAAGTCCTGAGGCAACAAGAGCCAATCCGAAGGCACCGCTTGAAGCAGCCCCTAAAAGTGGTGAAAGTGAACGGTGTGCTTGTTCTATAGTATCAACAACCAAACCGTTTCTGTAGAATACGGCAGCTGAAACTACGACCATTGATGCATTTATAATAAATGCAATATTCATTGCAATTGTAATATCCAATCTTTCCAGTTTGAAATGCTTTTTCTTCTGCGTTTCTGTCAAATCCTTATTTCTCTGCTGTACCAGCTGTGAGTGCAAGAATATTACATGTGGCATCACAGTTGCGCCTAACATACCAACCGCAATCATTACTGCCTCGCCGTTAGGGAGAGACGGCATCAAAACGTGAAGTCCGGCTGATGTCCAATCAGGCTTTGCGAGAAAAAGTTCCATTGTATAAGATATGCAAATTACTGCTACCAAGATAGAGATAATGCCTTCCAAAAACCTCTGGCCGTATTTTCCCATATATACAATAAAAAAAGTAAGTACGGCAGTAATCAAGCCCGCGAGTGCCATCGGAATACGGAACAAGAGGTATAAACCAAGAGTACATCCGAGGAATTCTGCAAGATTTGTTGCAATAGCAGCAAGTTCAGCCACAATCCAGAAACACCAATTTACTTTTCTTGAAAAAACCTTTCCGCACATCTGGGGAAGATTGTATCCTGTAGCGATGCCAAGCTTTGCTGATAAGGACTGAAGGAATATGGCCATCAAATTACTCCAAAGGATGACCCACATCAGATTATAATTAAACTTGGAACCTCCGCTGATATTTGTTGCAAAATTACCTGGTGCTATGTACGTATTGACACACTAAAAAGGTTTTTCAAAGTTATAGTGAATTTTTATAGTCATGTCTTCAAAGATTTCTATTTTATCAATTAATCTAGCAACGGTATGTCTTTCAATGTATTTAAAACTTACAAAGTCATTAATAAATTTTTTAATGGAGTCACTTGAATTTTGATTTTTTGCTTCAGGTTCAATTTTCTTTTTGAGTATATTTAGCCTTGTGTTCAAATATTGTTTTTCTTCGGACAACAGGCTGCTAATGTCTTTGAATTCGTCCACCGTAATAACACCGTTATTTTTATCCTGATACGATTTAGAAATATGCTTCTTGATGTCTGTCAGCCTTTTTTCAATATCCCGAATTTCTTTCTTGATGGTAGACCATGTACTGCGATTTTTAGCATTGATTTGGGAATTCATCTCTTTTTCTGCCATAGCTGTTAAAGCATTAATGTTCAGGATTTGTTCGGCTATTGTACGTACTTCCTGTTTTATAATACTGCTGAGCATTTCCTCTGAAAAAGTGTGCCTTGTACACGTTCTGTATCTTTTGTAGTTGGAACACATTGTGTAGAAATATTTGCCTGTCCTTGAAAAGGTTATACTTCCACCACAATCTCCGCAAAATATCAGACCTGACAGTAAGTGGGGATGAACTATACTGTTCCGGTGATAGTTTCTTTTACTCATAAGACACTGAACTGCTTCGAAATCTTCTTTTGATATGAGGGGTTCGTGAGTATCTTCAACGACAATCCATTTTTCTTTTGGTATGTTTTTGAATTTCTTTGATTTATAGCTCACTTTTTGAAGCTTGCCTTGAGAAAGTGAACCTGCATAAGTGGGGCTTGAAAGTATCATCTTTATTGTTTCTGGATTCCAAAGATAGTTTTTTGTTCTTCCACCTCTGTATAATGTGGTGTTTTCTTTATATTTTGCCGGTGACATAATGTGTTCTTGGTTTAGTATTGTTGCAATTCCACTAAAACTCATACCTTGAATATACATTTGATATATTCTTTTGACCACCTCACAGGTTTCGGGATTTACCACAAGTAAATTTTTATTCTGTTTATCCTTGAGATAACCATATGGAGCAAATGCCCCTATAAAACTGCCTTCTTCTTTTTTAGATTTAAGAATACTTGTTATCTTGGAAGAGGTATCGGATGAGTAAATCTCATTTAAAAAGCTTCTTAAAACCGGCATGATGTCTGTCTGAAAATTCCTGCAATACGAATCGGTACTGTCATTAACAGCAATTAATCTAACATTATTCATTGAACAGTACTCAAAAAACTTTAATGATTCCAACAGGTTTCTGCCTAAGCGTGACAAGTCTTTTACAATTATTAAATTTACACTATTTGTTTCAACATCATGAATCAGCCTGTTATAGCCCGGTCTGTCAAAAGTTGTGCCGGACACACCGTCATCATAATAAATATCTACCAATTCCCAGTTGGGCTTACTTAAGACTATAGGCTTTAAAAACTGTATCTGATTTTCAATACTTTCAGAATTTTTGTCTTCTCGTGATAAGCGGGCATATATTCCTACTTTGAAAATGTCATGATTACTTTCGACATAATTCTCAGTTAATGAAAACAAATCCATACCTCCTTTTAGACTTATGAGTCGGGATTGTTTTGCTTTGTATTTTGCAAATAAAACATTAAACTTTCCATAACAAGCTGCTCGAAGGATTTGCCTGACGATTTATACTCAGATATTATGCTGTATTGAAAGGATTTACTCTTTTTCCTCATAACTATCACCCTCTATAATGTATATGACTTCAAATGCTTGTCTTAGTAGCTTCTGATGACAAAGATAAGTGAAATTTAAGGAAGTAACAAGCCTATTTTACAATAAAGGAAGTAATAAGTAGAATTACTATTTTACAATATTTGATTTAATATAATACAATAAAACAAAATAGAAACATTTATAACATAAATTGACAAAATGTAAAATAAGTGATAAATTATAAATAGCTACTCATTTTAATTTCAAAATTCAAAAATAGACAAAAGCATAAAATATCCTCTTAACAGAAATTATTAAAGATTGCCATTGGAATCTCACTTGCAATTATAATATTCTGTTATACCTTGGTATTTCAAGGTTATCAAATAAGTAAAATAGGAGATTACGAGGATTAAAATATATAAGTTTTTTGGACATATTATTTCCAAACATAATAAGCTTACCGAAATTCACAAAAATCTTTTGTGTTAACAGATTCGTATTTTTTTCACTATTTAAGTGAAAATGTAATAAATAAATCTGAATTAACTGCTTCAAGCTTATATTAAATAACACATTTACTTATTAAGATATGTAAATGGCGTGTTGTAAGTGAAGCAAAGGAAAGGATAGGATATGTTAAAAAAGGTATTTTTATTTCCGGGGCAAGGGTCACAATACGTAGGTATGGGAGAAAAGCTGTGCAGACGTTCCGAAGTTGCAGCAAGAACATTTGATGAAGCAAGTGAAATACTGAATTTCGATCTGAAAAAATTATGTTTCAAAGGAGAGCTTACCGAACTCACAAAGACTGAAAATCTTCAACCGGCAATATTGACAATGAGTGTTGCTTCATTCAGAGCCTTTACCGAGCAATTTGGAGCAAGGGCAGATTACATGGCAGGACACAGCTTAGGTGAAATATCAGCCTTGACCTGCTCAGGAGCAATAGCTTTTGAAGACGCAGTAAAAATAGCCCGCCAAAGAGGAAAGTTCATGCAGGAGGCCGTTGCCGAAAATGTTGGTGCGATGGCTGCAATTCGTAATATAGACAAAGAGACAATTGAATTAAAGTGTAAAGAGGTCGCAGGAGATAAAAAATCCGTCTCTGTTTCCAACTACAATTCCAGAAATCAAATTGTAGTATCCGGTTATAAGGAAGATGTATTAAAGGTAACTGAAATCCTGACGGATATGGGTGCTCAAGCCAAAATGCTTCAAGTGAGTGCACCCTTTCATTGCGCATTGATGCAGCCGGCAGCCGATAGGCTTAAGACTGAACTGGAGAAATACACATTTAATGATGTAAGATATAAAGTCATTTCTAATGTCACCGCCCGACCTTATGAAGGTAAGGAATCAATTATAGAGAATCTGGTAAAGCAGGTTGTA
This region of Clostridium sp. BNL1100 genomic DNA includes:
- the rpsD gene encoding 30S ribosomal protein S4 translates to MARYTDASCRLCRREGEKLFLKGERCYTDKCSVARRPYAPGQHGQAKKKMSEYGIQLREKAKVRRFYGVLEGQFSEYFEMASRRKGITGENLLQILETRLDNVVYRLGLGTSRPESRQLVTHGHFTINGKRVNIPSYLIKVGDVIAVADKSKSSPKVKSIREIAGGKVVPKWLEFNEENLVGKVVALPAREDIDLPIKEHLIVELYSK
- a CDS encoding DNA-directed RNA polymerase subunit alpha; protein product: MIEIEKPRIECVSNSDDNTYGKFIVEPLERGYGITLGNSLRRILLSSLPGAAVNSIKIDGVLHEFSTVPGVVEDVTEIILNIKSLSLLIHGEGSKVIYIDANGEGPITAGDIITDQDVEILNPDLHIATLNGDHRFYMEMVISKGRGYVSADKNKQAGQPIGVIPVDSIYTPVKKVNYTVENTRVGQITDYDKLTLEVWTDGSINPDEAISLGAKILSEHLNLFVDLSDQAKHTEIMVEKEETKKEKVLEMTIEELDLSVRSYNCLKRAGINTVEDLTNRTEEDMMKVRNLGRKSLEEVLQKLQALGLFLAPSEE
- a CDS encoding L17 family ribosomal protein; amino-acid sequence: MPGQRKLGRATDQRKAILKNLTTALFVSGRIETTEARAKEVKSIAEKLITLAIKEADNFTSKQIKVSAAKVDSKGKKLTDTKTSKNGKKYFVVDREQKTDMVSVDSASRLHARRLIMNWVYRPTTADGENINITDKLFDEIAPKYKDKKGGYTRIYKLGPRRGDAAEMVILELV
- a CDS encoding energy-coupling factor transporter ATPase, which produces MSNNMFEIENVSFSYKSYGEVNIDIPALEHVSTTIEKGDFVVILGRNGSGKSTFARLLNALLMPVEGRVIVLGKNTADENNLWDIRSTAGMVFQNPDNQIIATTVEEDVAFGPENLGIEPSEIRKRVDDSLQTVGIGDYKKSAPHMLSGGQKQRVAIAGILAMKPECIILDEATSMLDPIGRKEVINVLKKLNKEEGITIIHITHHMDEAAIANRLIIIDNGSIVLDGTPKEVFSNVDTVKNLGLDVPQVTELTYRLKEYGINVDKLPLTVEEAFEILKEI
- a CDS encoding methyltransferase, which encodes MSQHYFTENPESEIKEKTFTESLCGSSLTFTSVSGVFSFETKIDRASENLIKNFTPSGLSVLDIGCGYGAIGLFIKSIFPQQNITMIDVNNRALEYTKKNAANNNLSIEALNSNLFSSLEERTFDDIISNPPIAAGKELNTRLITESYEHLSKNGALWLVAFHNKGGSTLKKVMETTFGNVSDVDKSGGVRVYKSIKK
- a CDS encoding energy-coupling factor transporter ATPase; this translates as MPIKVEDLYYTYMGGGPFEKNAIHDVNIEIDDGSFIGIIGHTGSGKSTLIQHLNGILKPTKGRVVINGIDTKQKNLKELRRQVGIVFQYPEHQLFEETVKKDISFGLLKQGLLQSDIDERVMAAIQSVGLDEAVLEKSPFELSGGQKRRVAIAGVVAMTPQILVLDEPTAGLDPKGRDEIFGYITKLHKDSNMTIILVSHSMEDIARLTERVIVMNEGTVFMDKPSKEIYSQPEELEKIGLSAPQVTYLMKKLKAVYPGINENIFTVEDAAKELAKYLNH
- a CDS encoding energy-coupling factor transporter transmembrane component T, which codes for MIRDITIGQYVPGDSLLHKADPRTKIILTFIMMIFIFLISTYWGYLLLTLFTAITVISSNIPVKFVLKGLKPVLFIVIFAGIINIFTIKGTEIWSWGFLSITYEGINVAIKMAIRLFLLIITASLLTYTTTPIALTDAIEKLLGPLKRIKVPVHEIAMMMTIALRFIPTLLDETDKIIKAQSSRGADFDSGNMIERAKSFIPVLIPLFISAFRRADELATAMEARCYRGSEGRTRMKQLRFSGSDAVVTVITVAFMTWVLLMEYVLF
- the truA gene encoding tRNA pseudouridine(38-40) synthase TruA, with the protein product MRKIKITIEYDGTDYHGWQVQKNAKTVQEVIQKAISKLLGEEVGVTGCSRTDVGVHAYGQVAHFLTESQIPGDKFSYAINNLLPDDIVIKHSEEVTGEFHARYSTKGKKYRYLIYNAPHPSAIMRNRSCHVRPKLNIAQMQKATEYFIGEHDFAAFQATGGQVRSTVREIYSMEVSEKEDNMIYIEVTGNGFLYNMVRIIAGTLIYVGMGKLHESEIPSLIAGLDRTKAGKTAPAQGLYLMEIYY
- the rplM gene encoding 50S ribosomal protein L13; protein product: MKTFMAKPQEVERKWYIIDAEGKPLGRLASEIASILRGKNKPIFTPHVDTGDHVIVLNAEKVLLTGKKLDQKLYRYHTLHPGGLKEIKYKHLMEKHPEKAIELAVKGMLPKNSLGRQMYRKLKVYRGSEHNHQAQKPEVLDLNI
- the rpsI gene encoding 30S ribosomal protein S9 gives rise to the protein MAKVYYYGTGRRKKSVARVRLVPGEGKILINDRSLDDYFGLETLKVIVKQPLTLTDTVAKFDVICKVIGGGFTGQAGAIRHGISRALLKADEELRPALKKAGFLTRDPRMKERKKYGLKKARRAPQFSKR
- a CDS encoding recombinase family protein; this encodes MFSLTENYVESNHDIFKVGIYARLSREDKNSESIENQIQFLKPIVLSKPNWELVDIYYDDGVSGTTFDRPGYNRLIHDVETNSVNLIIVKDLSRLGRNLLESLKFFEYCSMNNVRLIAVNDSTDSYCRNFQTDIMPVLRSFLNEIYSSDTSSKITSILKSKKEEGSFIGAFAPYGYLKDKQNKNLLVVNPETCEVVKRIYQMYIQGMSFSGIATILNQEHIMSPAKYKENTTLYRGGRTKNYLWNPETIKMILSSPTYAGSLSQGKLQKVSYKSKKFKNIPKEKWIVVEDTHEPLISKEDFEAVQCLMSKRNYHRNSIVHPHLLSGLIFCGDCGGSITFSRTGKYFYTMCSNYKRYRTCTRHTFSEEMLSSIIKQEVRTIAEQILNINALTAMAEKEMNSQINAKNRSTWSTIKKEIRDIEKRLTDIKKHISKSYQDKNNGVITVDEFKDISSLLSEEKQYLNTRLNILKKKIEPEAKNQNSSDSIKKFINDFVSFKYIERHTVARLIDKIEIFEDMTIKIHYNFEKPF
- the fabD gene encoding ACP S-malonyltransferase translates to MLKKVFLFPGQGSQYVGMGEKLCRRSEVAARTFDEASEILNFDLKKLCFKGELTELTKTENLQPAILTMSVASFRAFTEQFGARADYMAGHSLGEISALTCSGAIAFEDAVKIARQRGKFMQEAVAENVGAMAAIRNIDKETIELKCKEVAGDKKSVSVSNYNSRNQIVVSGYKEDVLKVTEILTDMGAQAKMLQVSAPFHCALMQPAADRLKTELEKYTFNDVRYKVISNVTARPYEGKESIIENLVKQVVSPVQWIESMLYLRRKTVEIGIELGAGSVLKNMMTHNTPSIRVFTYDNDSDIKTLGEIDLTSKYSFFSRAMGIAVATPNKNWDNEEYQKGVVEPYRVIQKLNEKAENDNSEISIEDMKNAVDMLSMILKTKGTSEVEIKERMEQFFWDTDTMDMFCKAE